Proteins encoded together in one Hevea brasiliensis isolate MT/VB/25A 57/8 chromosome 16, ASM3005281v1, whole genome shotgun sequence window:
- the LOC110645468 gene encoding pentatricopeptide repeat-containing protein At1g34160 yields the protein MASLLPKYTSLSHAKQLQAHLITTGQFQFRICPSRSKLLELYTLSFDSLSFAIHTFCQILTPSTNDWNAILRGLIGSPAPTDAFLWYKTMIRGSYRVDALTCSFVLKACARVLAFSESIQLHSHIVRKGFLADALLGTTLVDLYAKVGDLDSAERVFDEMVKRDIASWNALISGFAQGSKPTEALALFKRMEIVGFKPNEITVLGALSACSQLGAFKEGEKIRAYIREERLDMNVQVCNAVIDMYAKCGFADKAYLVFESMSCKKSLVTWNTMIMAFAMHGDGCKALELFEQMGQAEVDPDAVSYLALLCACNHAGLVEEGYGLFNSMEKSGVTPNVKHYGSVVDLLGRAGRLQEAYDVINSMPMVPDLVLWQTLLGACRTYANVEMAELVSQKLVEMGSNTDGDFVLLSNVYAAQKRWADVGRVRNAMKSRDVKKVPGFSYVEEKGVIHKFCNGDKSHESWREIYAKLDEIRFRIKEYGYLAETSFVLHDIGEEEKENALYHHSEKLAVAFVLISTSTGTPIHVIKNLRICGDCHAMIKLISKIYDREIIVRDRLRFHRFKQGSCSCRDYW from the coding sequence ATGGCCTCCTTGCTACCTAAATACACCTCTCTTTCCCACGCCAAGCAACTCCAAGCCCACCTCATAACCACTGGCCAATTTCAGTTTCGAATCTGTCCTTCTCGCTCCAAGCTCCTCGAACTCTATACTCTGTCTTTCGACAGCCTCTCGTTTGCCATTCATACTTTCTGCCAGATCCTTACCCCCTCCACCAATGACTGGAACGCCATCCTCCGTGGCCTCATCGGAAGCCCCGCCCCCACAGATGCCTTTCTTTGGTACAAAACCATGATTCGTGGATCCTACAGAGTTGATGCCCTGACCTGCTCTTTTGTTTTAAAAGCCTGTGCTCGCGTTTTAGCTTTTTCTGAGTCTATACAGTTGCATTCCCATATTGTGCGTAAAGGGTTCTTGGCTGATGCTTTGTTGGGTACTACATTGGTAGATTTGTATGCAAAAGTTGGCGATCTCGATAGTGCAGAGAGGGTGTTTGATGAAATGGTGAAGAGAGATATTGCTTCGTGGAATGCATTGATTTCTGGCTTTGCTCAAGGAAGTAAGCCTACTGAAGCTTTGGCTTTGTTTAAGAGAATGGAAATTGTGGGGTTTAAGCCTAACGAAATTACAGTTCTTGGCGCTCTCTCCGCATGCTCGCAATTGGGAGCTTTTaaagaaggtgaaaagattcgCGCATACATTAGAGAGGAAAGGTTAGATATGAATGTGCAAGTTTGTAATGCAGTTATCGACATGTATGCCAAATGTGGCTTTGCGGATAAGGCATACTTGGTTTTTGAGAGTATGAGTTGTAAGAAGAGTCTTGTTACTTGGAATACAATGATCATGGCATTTGCAATGCATGGTGATGGGTGTAAAGCTCTTGAGCTATTTGAGCAAATGGGTCAGGCTGAGGTTGACCCCGATGCTGTATCTTATCTTGCACTGCTATGCGCTTGTAACCATGCGGGTTTAGTGGAAGAAGGCTATGGGTTGTTTAATTCAATGGAGAAGAGTGGAGTTACACCTAATGTTAAGCACTATGGGAGTGTGGTTGATTTGTTGGGCCGAGCTGGGCGGCTTCAGGAGGCTTATGATGTTATAAATTCTATGCCAATGGTGCCTGATTTGGTACTTTGGCAGACTTTGCTTGGTGCTTGCAGGACTTATGCTAATGTAGAAATGGCAGAACTTGTTTCACAGAAGCTGGTGGAGATGGGGTCTAACACTGATGGGGATTTTGTTTTGTTGTCCAATGTCTATGCAGCACAGAAGAGGTGGGCTGATGTGGGGAGGGTAAGGAACGCCATGAAGAGTAGGGATGTAAAGAAGGTGCCTGGATTTAGCTATGTTGAAGAAAAGGGTGTGATTCACAAATTTTGCAATGGTGATAAGAGTCATGAAAGTTGGAGAGAAATTTATGCTAAGTTGGATGAGATTAGGTTCAGGATTAAGGAATATGGGTATTTGGCTGAGACCAGTTTTGTACTGCATGATATAGGAGAGGAAGAGAAGGAGAACGCATTGTATCATCACAGTGAGAAGCTGGCTGTTGCTTTTGTTCTGATTAGCACTAGCACTGGGACGCCAATTCATGTGATTAAGAACCTTAGGATATGTGGGGATTGTCATGCGATGATCAAGCTCATATCAAAGATATATGATCGAGAAATTATTGTGAGGGATCGATTAAGATTTCACAGGTTCAAACAAGGTTCTTGTTCTTGCAGAGATTATTggtga